One segment of Agrococcus sp. ProA11 DNA contains the following:
- a CDS encoding transglycosylase family protein gives MEFILIKQNNTTGARRSKRVLGGIVATGIATVAGVVLVPTTANAASESTWDALAQCESGGNWSINTGNGYYGGLQFSLSTWQAYGGTGNPADASRAEQIRVAENTLAGQGWGAWPSCSVQIGASGSAEPSSTPVQQTQQAAPAASSSSQAAAPAQAAPAQAAPAAQQAPAAQAPALQLPDVEPGDERYTIEPGDTLFEIAESLEVDSGWLGIYAVNQDTLSNPDLIMAGAELILPAE, from the coding sequence GTGGAGTTCATTTTGATCAAGCAGAACAACACCACCGGTGCACGTCGCTCGAAGCGAGTCCTCGGCGGCATCGTCGCGACGGGCATCGCGACTGTCGCGGGCGTCGTGCTCGTGCCGACCACCGCGAACGCAGCATCCGAGTCGACCTGGGACGCGCTCGCGCAGTGCGAGTCCGGCGGCAACTGGTCGATCAACACCGGCAACGGCTACTACGGCGGCCTGCAGTTCTCGCTGTCGACGTGGCAGGCCTACGGCGGCACGGGCAACCCGGCCGACGCCTCGCGCGCGGAGCAGATCCGCGTCGCCGAGAACACGCTCGCAGGCCAGGGCTGGGGTGCATGGCCGTCGTGCTCGGTGCAGATCGGCGCCTCGGGCTCGGCTGAGCCGAGCAGCACGCCGGTGCAGCAGACGCAGCAGGCCGCTCCCGCGGCGAGCTCGAGCAGCCAGGCCGCCGCACCCGCGCAGGCTGCGCCGGCCCAGGCCGCTCCTGCAGCCCAGCAGGCGCCTGCCGCGCAGGCTCCCGCGCTGCAGCTGCCCGACGTCGAGCCGGGTGACGAGCGCTACACGATCGAGCCCGGCGACACGCTCTTCGAGATCGCCGAGTCGCTCGAGGTCGACAGCGGCTGGCTCGGCATCTACGCCGTGAACCAGGACACGCTCTCGAACCCCGACCTCATCATGGCCGGTGCGGAGCTCATCCTCCCCGCTGAGTAG
- the paaI gene encoding hydroxyphenylacetyl-CoA thioesterase PaaI, whose translation MPLQTTRDETWLATIMAETDRAKVAFGIEIAELERGRAVLTMPIAESMVNGFGITHGGLVFTLADTAFAYACNEDAHVTVASGADITFAKATHAGQTLTATAERRWKSGRNGIYDVTIVDETGETVAEFRGRSFTTNRTAPAAPEGAGGPA comes from the coding sequence ATGCCACTGCAGACGACCAGGGACGAGACCTGGCTGGCCACGATCATGGCCGAGACCGACCGCGCGAAGGTCGCCTTCGGGATCGAGATCGCCGAGCTCGAGCGGGGCCGCGCGGTCCTGACGATGCCGATCGCCGAATCGATGGTGAACGGCTTCGGCATCACGCACGGCGGCTTGGTCTTCACGCTGGCCGACACCGCCTTCGCCTACGCCTGCAACGAGGATGCGCACGTGACGGTCGCCTCCGGCGCCGACATCACCTTCGCGAAGGCGACGCACGCCGGGCAGACGCTCACCGCCACCGCCGAGCGCCGCTGGAAGAGCGGCCGCAACGGCATCTACGACGTGACCATCGTCGATGAGACGGGCGAGACGGTCGCCGAGTTCCGCGGCCGCTCCTTCACCACGAACCGCACGGCACCCGCGGCGCCCGAGGGCGCCGGCGGCCCTGCCTGA
- a CDS encoding 3-hydroxyacyl-CoA dehydrogenase family protein, whose product MNDQTDAVLGAGAPERVGVLGGGRMGAGIAHAFVLAGSQVVVVERDAAAADAARERVTASLRKSVERGWSESLVELEGRIAVALDVSAFDESDLVVEAVPEDEDLKADALARVEAVLGSHAALASNTSSISIDRLATRLDRPERFLGLHFFNPVPASALVEIVLGDATEPRLANDARAWVEAIGKTPVTVHDAPGFASSRLGVAIGLEAIRMVEEGVASPGDIDAAMELGYKHPVGPLRTTDIVGLDVRLGIAEQLHRDLGDRFAPPQLLRDMVADGRLGKKSGRGFYDWHDA is encoded by the coding sequence ATGAACGACCAGACGGATGCTGTGCTCGGTGCCGGCGCCCCCGAGCGCGTCGGTGTGCTCGGCGGCGGACGCATGGGCGCCGGGATCGCGCACGCCTTCGTGCTCGCGGGCAGCCAGGTGGTGGTCGTCGAGCGGGACGCGGCCGCGGCCGACGCCGCTCGCGAGCGCGTCACCGCGAGCCTGCGCAAGAGCGTCGAGCGCGGCTGGTCGGAGTCGCTCGTCGAGCTCGAGGGCCGCATCGCGGTCGCGCTCGACGTCAGCGCGTTCGACGAGAGCGACCTCGTGGTCGAGGCGGTGCCCGAGGACGAGGATCTGAAGGCGGATGCGCTGGCCCGCGTCGAGGCCGTCCTCGGCTCCCATGCGGCGCTCGCGAGCAACACCTCCTCCATCTCCATCGATCGCTTGGCGACTCGCCTCGACCGCCCCGAGCGGTTCCTGGGCCTGCACTTCTTCAACCCGGTCCCCGCATCCGCCCTGGTCGAGATCGTGCTGGGCGACGCGACCGAGCCGCGGCTCGCGAACGACGCCCGCGCATGGGTCGAGGCGATCGGCAAGACGCCCGTGACCGTGCATGACGCGCCCGGCTTCGCGAGCTCGAGGCTCGGTGTCGCGATCGGACTGGAGGCCATCCGCATGGTCGAGGAGGGCGTCGCGAGCCCCGGCGACATCGACGCGGCGATGGAGCTCGGCTACAAGCACCCGGTGGGGCCGCTGCGCACCACCGACATCGTCGGCCTGGATGTGCGGCTCGGCATCGCCGAGCAGCTGCACCGCGACCTGGGCGACCGCTTCGCGCCGCCGCAGCTGCTGCGCGACATGGTCGCCGACGGCCGCCTCGGCAAGAAGTCCGGCCGCGGCTTCTACGACTGGCACGACGCGTGA
- the paaZ gene encoding phenylacetic acid degradation bifunctional protein PaaZ: protein MTRLLPSYIQDAWWEPTDASDATVVRDASTGEEVVRVSANGLDTVAALDHARTIGQHSLAPLTFHQRAILLKQFAIALTERKQELYDLSYQSGATKADSWVDIDGGIGVLFTYSSKGRREMPQSTVYLDGAVEPLSKDGSFLARHICTTLPGVAVQINAFNFPVWGSLEKLAPAFLAGMPTVIKPATPTGFVAEHMVRILAESGLLPAGAVQIVNGSARDLLDHLQLGDTVGFTGSASTADALRRHDAVQARGVRFTAETDSINASVLGPDAVEGTPEFDAFVRGLVTEMTSKAGQKCTAIRRAIVPTGMTDAVAAAVEARIAAKVVLGDPRGEGVTMGPLASVEQRDEVLQQVMKLREGGGRVVVGGDAASVRLADGSMGAAEEGAFVAPTLLAFTDAEAEALHSVEAFGPVSSLVEYGSPEQAAELVARGGGSLVTSVASYDGAFVGELTRRIAAHNGRILLLDRDDARASTGHGSPLPMLVHGGPGRAGGGEELGGIRSVLHHMQRTAIQGSPAMLTAVTGVWHSGAPASTEPPHPFRKSLAELEIGDRVVSERREITLDDIEHFAEFTGDTFYAHMNQEAAEANPFFPGRVAHGYLLLSFAAGLFVEPAPGPVLANTGLDNLRFMTPVSPGDTLRVTLTAKQITPRETDEYGEVRWDAVLTNQDDEVVAQYDLLTYVAKTQPQA, encoded by the coding sequence ATGACTCGACTGCTGCCCAGCTACATCCAGGACGCATGGTGGGAGCCCACCGACGCGAGCGACGCGACCGTCGTGCGCGACGCGAGCACCGGCGAGGAGGTCGTGCGCGTGAGCGCGAACGGCCTCGACACCGTCGCCGCCCTCGACCACGCGCGCACGATCGGCCAGCACAGCCTCGCGCCCCTCACCTTCCACCAGCGCGCCATCCTGCTGAAGCAGTTCGCGATCGCGCTGACCGAGCGCAAGCAGGAGCTCTACGACCTCAGCTATCAGTCGGGTGCCACGAAGGCGGATTCGTGGGTCGACATCGACGGCGGCATCGGCGTGCTCTTCACGTACTCGTCGAAGGGCCGCCGCGAGATGCCGCAGTCGACCGTCTACCTCGACGGCGCGGTCGAGCCGCTGTCGAAGGACGGCTCGTTCCTCGCCCGCCACATCTGCACGACCCTGCCGGGCGTCGCGGTGCAGATCAACGCCTTCAACTTCCCCGTCTGGGGCTCGCTCGAGAAGCTCGCGCCGGCCTTCCTCGCCGGCATGCCGACCGTCATCAAGCCCGCCACCCCGACGGGCTTCGTCGCCGAGCACATGGTGCGCATCCTGGCCGAGTCGGGCCTCCTCCCCGCCGGCGCCGTCCAGATCGTCAACGGCTCCGCCCGCGATCTGCTCGACCACCTGCAGCTCGGCGACACCGTCGGCTTCACGGGCAGCGCCTCGACCGCCGACGCACTGCGCCGCCACGACGCGGTGCAGGCCCGCGGCGTGCGCTTCACGGCAGAGACCGACTCGATCAACGCCTCCGTGCTCGGCCCGGATGCCGTCGAGGGCACGCCCGAGTTCGACGCCTTCGTGCGCGGCCTCGTCACCGAGATGACGTCGAAGGCCGGGCAGAAGTGCACGGCCATCCGTCGGGCGATCGTGCCGACGGGCATGACCGATGCGGTGGCTGCCGCGGTCGAGGCGCGCATCGCCGCGAAGGTGGTGCTCGGCGACCCGCGCGGCGAGGGCGTCACCATGGGCCCGCTCGCCTCCGTCGAGCAGCGCGACGAGGTGCTGCAGCAGGTCATGAAGCTGCGCGAGGGCGGCGGCCGCGTCGTGGTCGGCGGCGACGCCGCCTCGGTGCGGCTGGCCGACGGCTCGATGGGAGCCGCAGAGGAGGGCGCCTTCGTCGCGCCGACGCTGCTCGCCTTCACCGACGCGGAGGCCGAGGCACTGCACTCGGTCGAGGCCTTCGGCCCGGTGTCATCGCTGGTCGAGTACGGCAGCCCCGAGCAGGCAGCAGAGCTCGTCGCCCGCGGCGGCGGCTCGCTCGTCACCTCGGTCGCAAGCTACGACGGCGCGTTCGTCGGCGAGCTCACGCGGCGCATCGCGGCGCACAACGGCCGCATCCTGCTGCTCGATCGCGACGACGCGCGCGCCTCCACGGGGCACGGCTCGCCGCTGCCGATGCTCGTGCACGGCGGCCCGGGTCGCGCCGGCGGCGGTGAGGAGCTGGGCGGCATCCGCTCGGTGCTCCACCACATGCAGCGCACGGCCATCCAGGGCTCCCCCGCCATGCTGACCGCGGTCACGGGCGTGTGGCACTCGGGTGCCCCGGCCTCGACCGAGCCCCCGCACCCGTTCCGGAAGTCGCTGGCGGAGCTCGAGATCGGCGACCGGGTCGTGTCGGAGCGGCGCGAGATCACGCTCGACGACATCGAGCACTTCGCCGAGTTCACGGGCGACACGTTCTATGCCCACATGAACCAGGAGGCCGCCGAGGCGAACCCGTTCTTCCCGGGTCGCGTCGCGCACGGCTACCTGCTGCTGTCGTTCGCTGCCGGGCTCTTCGTCGAGCCCGCGCCCGGCCCCGTGCTCGCGAACACCGGTCTCGACAACCTGCGCTTCATGACGCCGGTCTCCCCCGGCGACACCCTGCGCGTCACCCTGACCGCGAAGCAGATCACGCCGCGCGAGACCGACGAGTACGGCGAGGTGCGCTGGGATGCGGTGCTGACCAACCAGGACGACGAGGTCGTCGCGCAGTACGACCTGCTCACCTACGTCGCGAAGACGCAGCCGCAGGCCTGA
- the paaB gene encoding 1,2-phenylacetyl-CoA epoxidase subunit PaaB gives MATPGNVAGEGWPLYEVFVRANRGLSHVHVGSLHAPDDEMALRNARDLYTRRNEGVSVWVARSTAITTSDPDQKGAFFESPAGKNYRHAKYYEKSAEVPHL, from the coding sequence ATGGCAACACCCGGCAACGTCGCTGGCGAAGGCTGGCCGCTGTATGAGGTGTTCGTGCGCGCTAATCGTGGCCTGAGCCACGTGCACGTCGGCTCGCTGCATGCGCCCGACGACGAGATGGCGCTGCGCAACGCGCGCGACCTGTACACCAGGCGCAACGAGGGCGTCTCGGTGTGGGTGGCGCGCTCCACCGCGATCACCACGAGCGACCCCGACCAGAAGGGCGCCTTCTTCGAGAGCCCCGCCGGCAAGAACTACCGGCACGCCAAGTACTACGAGAAGAGCGCGGAGGTCCCCCACCTGTGA
- a CDS encoding TetR/AcrR family transcriptional regulator: MTATEPVARRGRPGYDRDSMLEVVVEAFNERGYDATSLGVLAERLGLSKSAIYHHFDSKEQMLEVVLGKALDALDDVFDAPEATTGPVQDRIRYVVRGAVLVLAERKPYVTLLLRLRGNTAVERAAVERRRAIDAKMRALFELARDEGTLRADIDPRVAERLTFGMVNSTVEWYRPEGRTTPDELADAVLAYVDAGLIAR, from the coding sequence ATGACCGCCACCGAGCCCGTCGCCCGCCGCGGCCGCCCCGGCTACGACCGCGACTCGATGCTCGAGGTCGTCGTCGAGGCCTTCAACGAGCGCGGCTATGACGCCACCTCGCTCGGCGTGCTCGCCGAGCGGCTCGGACTGTCGAAGTCAGCGATCTACCACCACTTCGACTCCAAGGAGCAGATGCTCGAGGTCGTGCTCGGCAAGGCGCTCGACGCGCTCGACGACGTCTTCGACGCGCCGGAGGCGACGACCGGGCCGGTGCAGGACCGCATCCGCTACGTCGTCCGCGGCGCGGTGCTCGTGCTCGCCGAGCGCAAGCCCTACGTGACGCTGCTGCTGCGCCTGCGCGGCAACACCGCGGTTGAGCGGGCGGCGGTCGAGCGTCGACGCGCCATCGACGCGAAGATGCGGGCGCTCTTCGAGCTCGCGCGCGACGAGGGAACGCTGCGCGCCGACATCGATCCCCGCGTCGCCGAGCGCCTCACGTTCGGCATGGTCAACTCCACCGTCGAGTGGTACCGCCCCGAGGGCCGCACCACGCCCGACGAGCTCGCGGATGCCGTGCTCGCCTACGTCGATGCGGGGCTCATCGCGCGCTGA
- the paaD gene encoding 1,2-phenylacetyl-CoA epoxidase subunit PaaD — translation MAAAVVDPEVPVLTIEDLGVLRAVETHGDDVRVTLTPTYSGCPAIDQMRDDVLLALTAAGFRDVTVDFTLSPAWTTDWMSEAGKAKLEAYGIAPPTHQAGARSGPIPVSIGVKCPRCGSLRTREVSRFGSTACKSHFECLACLEPFDHFKVH, via the coding sequence ATCGCCGCCGCCGTCGTCGACCCCGAGGTGCCGGTGCTGACGATCGAGGATCTCGGCGTGCTGCGCGCGGTCGAGACGCACGGCGATGACGTGCGCGTCACGCTCACCCCCACTTACTCGGGCTGCCCCGCGATCGACCAGATGCGCGACGACGTGCTGCTCGCGCTCACCGCCGCGGGCTTCCGCGACGTCACGGTCGACTTCACGCTCTCCCCCGCCTGGACCACCGACTGGATGAGTGAGGCCGGCAAGGCCAAGCTCGAGGCGTACGGCATCGCGCCGCCCACGCATCAGGCAGGCGCCCGCTCCGGCCCCATCCCGGTCTCCATCGGCGTCAAGTGCCCGCGCTGCGGATCGCTCCGCACCCGCGAGGTCTCGCGCTTCGGCTCGACCGCCTGCAAGAGCCACTTCGAGTGCCTCGCGTGCCTCGAGCCCTTCGACCACTTCAAGGTGCACTGA
- the paaA gene encoding 1,2-phenylacetyl-CoA epoxidase subunit PaaA, with protein MTDAERAEAQARFDAIIEADQRIEPRDWMPDAYRKTLVRQISQHAHSEIIGMQPEGNWISRAPSLKRKAILMAKVQDEAGHGLYLYSAAQTLGISRDEMTEQLIESRARYSSIFNYPTPTWADMGAIGWLVDGAAICNQVPLCRASYGPYGRAMVRICKEESFHQRQGFEILLELSQGTPAQHQMAQDAVNRWYWPSLMMFGPPDDESPNSAQSMAWKIKRFSNDELRQRFVGMCVPQAEVLGLTLPDPNLRWNEERGEWDMSEIDWTEFNEVLAGRGPANAQRIQHRRDAHEDGAWVREAAAAYAEKQAARERIAA; from the coding sequence ATGACCGACGCGGAACGCGCCGAGGCGCAGGCCCGATTCGACGCGATCATCGAGGCAGACCAGCGCATCGAGCCGCGCGACTGGATGCCCGATGCCTACCGGAAGACGCTCGTGCGGCAGATCTCGCAGCACGCGCACTCCGAGATCATCGGGATGCAGCCGGAGGGCAACTGGATCTCGCGCGCGCCCAGCCTCAAGCGCAAGGCCATCCTGATGGCCAAGGTGCAGGACGAGGCCGGCCACGGGCTCTACCTCTACTCTGCCGCGCAGACGCTCGGCATCAGCCGCGACGAGATGACCGAGCAGCTGATCGAGTCGCGCGCCCGCTACTCGTCGATCTTCAACTACCCCACGCCCACCTGGGCAGACATGGGGGCGATCGGATGGCTCGTCGACGGCGCCGCGATCTGCAACCAGGTGCCGCTGTGCCGCGCCTCCTACGGACCCTACGGGCGCGCGATGGTGCGCATCTGCAAGGAGGAGTCGTTCCACCAGCGGCAGGGATTCGAGATCCTGCTCGAGCTCAGTCAGGGCACGCCCGCGCAGCACCAGATGGCGCAGGACGCCGTGAACCGCTGGTACTGGCCGAGCCTGATGATGTTCGGCCCGCCCGACGACGAGTCGCCGAACTCGGCGCAGTCGATGGCGTGGAAGATCAAGCGATTCTCGAACGACGAGCTGCGTCAGCGCTTCGTCGGCATGTGCGTGCCGCAGGCCGAGGTGCTGGGGCTGACGCTGCCGGATCCGAACCTGCGCTGGAACGAGGAGCGCGGCGAGTGGGACATGTCGGAGATCGACTGGACCGAGTTCAACGAGGTGCTCGCCGGCCGCGGCCCCGCCAACGCGCAGCGCATCCAGCACCGCCGCGACGCGCACGAGGACGGCGCGTGGGTGCGCGAGGCCGCCGCCGCCTACGCCGAGAAGCAGGCAGCGCGGGAGCGCATCGCCGCCTGA
- the paaK gene encoding phenylacetate--CoA ligase PaaK produces the protein MPTEPTASDHLLAAEDLRDEGERLSLDELRALQLTRLQETVRHAYANVPTYTRKLDEAGVHPDDIRELSDLQRLPFTTKEDLRQSYPFGMFAVPMAQVARIHASSGTTGRPTVVGYTKDDLDVWAEVVARSLRASGVRPGMKVHNAYGYGLFTGGQGAHAGIERLGATVIPVSGGQTARQVQLIRDFEPDAIMCTPSYLLTIADAFEDAGLDPRETSIKVAICGAEPWTNEMRLELERRMGIDAVDIYGLSEVMGPGVGSEFASTKDGPTIWEDHFLPEIIDGETGAQLGDGEMGELVFTSLTKQAFPVIRYRTRDLTRLLPGSAQPTMRRIEKITGRNDDMLIVRGVNIFPTQIEEIVLEIEHLTPHFILELVNRGRMDGLVVKIECTPGLKPVVSTAAAEVLKLRVKERIGTTVDVEVVPSGSLPRSEGKYKRVYDLRDK, from the coding sequence ATGCCCACCGAGCCCACCGCGTCCGACCACCTTCTCGCCGCGGAGGATCTGCGCGACGAGGGCGAGCGCCTCTCGCTCGACGAGCTGCGCGCGCTGCAGCTGACCCGCCTGCAGGAGACCGTGCGGCACGCGTACGCGAACGTGCCGACCTACACGCGCAAGCTCGACGAGGCCGGCGTGCATCCGGATGACATCCGGGAACTCTCCGACCTGCAGCGGCTGCCGTTCACGACCAAGGAGGATCTGCGCCAGTCGTACCCCTTCGGCATGTTCGCGGTACCGATGGCGCAGGTGGCGCGCATCCACGCCTCCTCCGGCACCACCGGCCGCCCGACCGTCGTCGGCTACACGAAGGATGACCTCGACGTGTGGGCCGAGGTCGTCGCGCGCTCGCTGCGCGCCTCGGGCGTGCGCCCGGGCATGAAGGTGCACAACGCCTACGGCTACGGCCTCTTCACCGGTGGGCAGGGTGCACACGCGGGCATCGAGCGCCTCGGTGCGACGGTGATCCCCGTCTCCGGCGGCCAGACGGCGCGGCAGGTGCAGCTGATCCGCGACTTCGAGCCTGACGCGATCATGTGCACGCCCTCGTACCTGCTGACGATCGCGGATGCGTTCGAGGATGCCGGGCTGGACCCGCGCGAGACGTCGATCAAGGTCGCCATCTGCGGCGCAGAGCCGTGGACCAACGAGATGCGGCTCGAGCTCGAGCGGCGCATGGGCATCGATGCCGTCGACATCTACGGGCTCTCGGAGGTCATGGGGCCGGGTGTCGGCAGCGAGTTCGCCTCCACCAAGGATGGTCCGACGATCTGGGAGGACCACTTCCTGCCGGAGATCATCGACGGCGAGACCGGAGCGCAGCTCGGCGATGGCGAGATGGGCGAGCTCGTGTTCACCTCGCTGACGAAGCAGGCGTTCCCGGTGATCCGCTACCGCACGCGCGACCTGACGCGGCTGCTGCCCGGCAGTGCGCAGCCGACGATGCGGCGCATCGAGAAGATCACCGGCCGCAACGACGACATGCTCATCGTGCGCGGCGTCAACATCTTCCCGACCCAGATCGAGGAGATCGTGCTCGAGATCGAGCACCTGACGCCGCACTTCATCCTCGAGCTCGTCAACCGCGGCCGCATGGATGGCCTGGTCGTGAAGATCGAGTGCACGCCGGGCCTGAAGCCGGTCGTGTCGACCGCGGCAGCCGAGGTGCTGAAGCTGCGAGTGAAGGAGCGCATCGGCACGACGGTCGACGTGGAGGTCGTGCCGAGCGGCTCGCTGCCGCGCTCGGAGGGCAAGTACAAGCGCGTCTACGACCTGCGCGACAAGTGA
- the paaC gene encoding 1,2-phenylacetyl-CoA epoxidase subunit PaaC: MAAELSGVPSAKATDDVAEFALRLGDDALILSQRLGWWISRAPELEEDMALGNIALDLLGHARSLLHYAGTASGRSEDDLAYFRDEPEFRSAWLFEQPNGDFAHTIARGLIAAIWMQELYTAMAQSTDASLAAIAAKSVKEVAYHRDHAVQWTLRLAGGTELSRERMLVALTDLWPYTEELFRDDELHDRLEGIAPRPSTLRAGFDEVWNAVLAEAEITEADFTNKKIGQSSGGGRFGTHSTHLGPLLAEMQVLARSHPGASW; encoded by the coding sequence CTGGCAGCCGAGCTCTCGGGCGTGCCCTCCGCGAAGGCGACCGACGACGTGGCGGAGTTCGCGCTGCGGCTCGGCGACGACGCCCTGATCCTCTCCCAGCGGCTCGGCTGGTGGATCTCGCGAGCGCCAGAGCTCGAGGAGGACATGGCGCTCGGCAACATCGCCCTCGACCTGCTCGGCCACGCGCGGAGCCTCCTGCACTACGCGGGCACCGCATCCGGCCGCTCCGAGGACGACCTCGCCTACTTCCGCGACGAGCCGGAGTTCCGCAGCGCGTGGCTCTTCGAGCAGCCCAACGGCGACTTCGCGCACACCATCGCGCGCGGCCTCATCGCCGCGATCTGGATGCAGGAGCTCTACACCGCGATGGCGCAGTCGACGGATGCGTCGCTCGCGGCCATCGCGGCGAAGTCGGTCAAGGAGGTGGCCTACCACCGCGACCACGCCGTGCAGTGGACGCTGCGCCTGGCCGGCGGCACCGAGCTCTCGCGCGAGCGGATGCTCGTGGCGCTCACCGACCTGTGGCCGTACACCGAAGAGCTGTTCCGCGACGACGAGCTGCACGACCGCCTGGAGGGGATCGCGCCGCGTCCGTCGACGCTCCGCGCGGGCTTCGACGAGGTCTGGAACGCGGTGCTGGCCGAGGCGGAGATCACCGAAGCCGACTTCACCAACAAGAAGATCGGGCAGTCCTCCGGTGGCGGCCGCTTCGGCACGCACTCGACGCACCTCGGCCCGCTGCTGGCCGAGATGCAGGTGCTCGCCCGCTCGCATCCGGGGGCATCGTGGTGA